The Pleuronectes platessa chromosome 10, fPlePla1.1, whole genome shotgun sequence genome contains a region encoding:
- the LOC128450010 gene encoding transmembrane protein 74, translating to MASPQPLPADEAGKRSDPPDVLDRVSAAPHVRKSGGSTGGALPGEAGCNPARSCHGRCLSAPRTALRKGGAELKLGHLGDEKVRLCCDEELETSFTYIDENVNLRLASPASSCRSAHRPVRNGEPCSETFPELSFMSEDDLSFGEGSGSSIDYGFISAVTFLVTGISLVIISYAVPRDVVVDRDSVSAREMERLEMESARIGAHLDRCVIAGLCLLTLGGVVLSTLLMISMWKGEMYRRKVIAYSKRSAKHYGSISLKTRSSPSHSSAHLSLEEDMEETLT from the coding sequence ATGGCTTCTCCGCAGCCGCTTCCCGCAGATGAGGCAGGGAAGCGGTCGGATCCTCCCGACGTCCTTGACCGAGTTTCCGCTGCGCCGCACGTCCGCAAGTCGGGTGGATCAACAGGAGGAGCGCTCCCCGGGGAGGCTGGCTGTAACCCGGCCCGCAGCTGCCATGGCAGGTGCCTTTCAGCACCAAGGACGGCGCTGCGCAAGGGCGGCGCGGAGCTCAAACTCGGTCACCTCGGCGACGAGAAAGTGCGACTTTGCTGCGATGAGGAATTAGAGACCTCTTTCACCTACATTGATGAGAATGTCAACCTGCGACTGGCCAGCCCAGCCTCTAGCTGTAGAAGTGCGCACAGACCCGTGCGCAACGGCGAGCCTTGCTCCGAGACGTTCCCGGAGCTCTCCTTCATGTCCGAGGACGATCTATCCTTCGGGGAGGGCTCTGGAAGTTCTATAGACTACGGCTTTATCAGTGCAGTCACGTTCTTGGTGACGGGGATCTCCCTGGTAATCATCTCCTACGCAGTGCCTCGGGATGTAGTGGTGGACCGGGACAGCGTGTCGgcgagggagatggagaggctGGAGATGGAGAGCGCCCGGATAGGTGCCCACCTGGACCGGTGCGTCATAGCGGGACTGTGCCTGCTCACGCTGGGCGGCGTGGTGCTCTCCACGCTGCTGATGATCTCCATGTGGAAAGGGGAAATGTACAGGAGAAAGGTCATCGCTTACTCAAAGCGCTCCGCTAAACATTATGGCTCTATCAGCCTGAAAACTAGGTCCAGTCCCAGCCACTCGTCTGCGCACTTGTCCCTGGAGGAGGACATGGAGGAAACTTTGACTTAA